A window of Halovivax gelatinilyticus genomic DNA:
ATCCCTACCGCGTCGAAGGCTGTGGCACGAAGGTCGCACGGCGAGTCGATGAAGAGATCGACGCCTACCTGCCAACGGACGAACCCGGCAGTCGGTTCGCCGTCAGAACGCCGCCGACAGACGAATCGCACGCGGAAACGGTCTCAAATCGGCTGCAGACCGTCGTCGAGACCCACGCCGACGCTCCGACGACCCCGCAGGACTTTTTCGACGACGTGATGGAAGCCCTCGAAAGTCCGGCGTTCGGCCCGATGGCGTACGATCAGTTCGACCGACCGGACGCGCTGGACGGACTGAGCGAGCAGTTCGAAGAGGCCGAGTCGGTACTGAACGCCGAACTCGACGAGCTGGTCGAAGCCGACGAAGTCGATCGCGGCTTCATGTGAGACGAAAACGTATACAGGGAGGAGTGTCCGGCCGAGAAACCGGCCGGATCGATCGTCACCGACCACGGGGATTTCTCCACGGAGGGTGTTGAGTATTCGAAAATGGCGGGTGTTACGCCGCCGATGTCAGAGGCAGGCACCCCACTACTGGTGCCAATATAGTATACCGAGGAGTACTACGTAGTTGTGGTACCTAATGCTTTAGGGACGTGGACATTCGACGGACGTTACGCGTCGAGTCGTTCGATCCATCGGATCGGGTCCTCCAGTTCGGCCCCGGTCGGAAGCGCGTCCGGCCCGCTCCAGACGCGACCGGCGTACGCGAGCGACCGCTCGTCCGCAACCGTTTCGAAGAAGCGTTTGCCTCGCTCGTACTGGCGGCGCTTCAACCCGAGCCCGAGCACCCGTCGAAGGAGTCGTTGTAGCGGCGGGCCGCCGGATCGTCGATCGTCGAGCTTTCGCCGCAGATCGGCGTACTCGTCGTCGAACGCGTGATCCATCAACAACTCTGCGTAGCCCTCGACGACGGTCATGGTTTCGTCTAACGCGCGAAACGCATCGGTGTCGAACGAACCCGACGAGAGCGCTTCGAGACCGGTCTCGACGTGTCCTTCGAGGTGGGTAGAGAGCCAGGGGGCGGTGGTAAACTCGGCGGCGTGGGTCACCTCGTGAAACGCGATCCAGCGTCGGAATCGATCGTACTCGATCGACAGTTCGTCGGCGACGCGCACAATGTTCGGTCTGACGAAATACAGCGCGTGCGTTCGATCCGGATTCTCTGCGAGCAAGAGCGGGTCGTACTGGCCGAGAACGTTCCGGCCGAGAAACGAGAGCAAGACCGTCATCGTCGCCGTGTTGACCGTCCGCGAGAGTCGGTGAAATCCGCCGACGTGGCGTTCGACCGGTGACATCACGCGACGAAAGGTACCGACGTTCGCGTCGATCCAGTGGTGTCGATTCTGGATTTCGACGGTATCCGGCAGCGAAAATTCGAAGTCGGTGACGTCCTCGATTTCGCGTCGGGCGTCCAGAACGTCTGTCCGGTAGGCCGCTCGTTCGCCGGGGTCGAGCTCGATCGATCCCGGCGGCGTTGCCGCCTTCGCGGCGTCGGCCGTCGCCGTCCAGTCGATCGCACCGGATCCCGACGCGGACGCGACGGTTCGGACGCTCCGATACAGGTTCACGCCACCAGCTACGGGTAGACGGCTCAAAAGGGTTCTGTCGTTATTTCAATTGACGACGACTTCCCGATCTTCGATCTCCTCCGCACCGTCGTCGGATCGATACTTTCGGACCGCGAACGCGA
This region includes:
- a CDS encoding zinc-dependent metalloprotease, with amino-acid sequence MNLYRSVRTVASASGSGAIDWTATADAAKAATPPGSIELDPGERAAYRTDVLDARREIEDVTDFEFSLPDTVEIQNRHHWIDANVGTFRRVMSPVERHVGGFHRLSRTVNTATMTVLLSFLGRNVLGQYDPLLLAENPDRTHALYFVRPNIVRVADELSIEYDRFRRWIAFHEVTHAAEFTTAPWLSTHLEGHVETGLEALSSGSFDTDAFRALDETMTVVEGYAELLMDHAFDDEYADLRRKLDDRRSGGPPLQRLLRRVLGLGLKRRQYERGKRFFETVADERSLAYAGRVWSGPDALPTGAELEDPIRWIERLDA